In bacterium, one genomic interval encodes:
- a CDS encoding secondary thiamine-phosphate synthase enzyme YjbQ yields MRIISRKIRFSTQGNVDIVNLTERVVRNLEETGLGKGVVNIFVPGATAGITTMEYEPGLVEDFLAVIERLVPQKKGYLHDKTHLDSNAHSHLRASLLGPSLTVPFENGELILGTWQQIIFVDFDNRSRKREVILQIIGEQE; encoded by the coding sequence ATGAGAATAATTTCTAGAAAGATTCGTTTTTCCACTCAAGGGAATGTGGATATTGTCAACCTTACCGAGCGGGTTGTGAGGAATTTAGAGGAGACTGGTCTGGGGAAGGGGGTGGTTAATATCTTTGTTCCCGGAGCTACAGCGGGGATAACCACTATGGAGTATGAGCCGGGATTGGTGGAAGATTTTCTCGCTGTCATTGAGCGACTCGTTCCCCAGAAGAAAGGTTATCTTCACGATAAGACCCATCTTGACAGTAATGCTCATTCACACCTGAGAGCAAGTCTTCTGGGGCCCTCTCTGACCGTCCCCTTCGAAAATGGGGAGCTGATTTTGGGAACATGGCAACAGATTATCTTTGTCGATTTTGACAACCGATCCAGAAAGAGAGAAGTGATTCTACAGATAATTGGGGAACAGGAATGA
- the hxlA gene encoding 3-hexulose-6-phosphate synthase, producing the protein MKPILQVALDFIDLPRALKLAGEALQGGADWIEAGTPLIKSSGLDAVRELRKRFPKATLVADMKIMDVGRIEVESAAKAGADVVVVLGLASDSTIRECIEAGKHYGAKIMVDLLEVDALWERAKEVERMGADYIGVHASIDEQMEGKASFQGVRAIAGKIGIPIAVAGGVNSENAHEAVEAGANIIIVGGAITKNVDAKKATAEIKKAIEKKIKIKSELFKRVSEENIREMLSKVSSANISDAMHRQGELKGIRPVCSGVKMIGPAFTVRTYPGDWAKTVEAIDEAPQESVIVIDAGGVEPAVWGELATNSCLENNIEGVVIDGAIRDVVEIRKLKFPAFARIITPTAGEPKGFGEMGVPVKVGGVRVFPGDWVFGDDDGVVVIPQKRVVEITNRAMDVLERENRIRKEIKQGGTLGKVTELLKWEKK; encoded by the coding sequence ATGAAACCTATACTTCAGGTAGCATTAGATTTTATTGATTTGCCCAGGGCATTAAAACTTGCCGGGGAGGCTTTACAGGGTGGAGCGGATTGGATTGAAGCAGGGACGCCCCTTATTAAAAGTAGTGGATTGGATGCGGTGAGGGAGCTGAGAAAGAGGTTTCCCAAGGCCACGTTGGTGGCTGATATGAAGATAATGGATGTGGGGAGAATTGAGGTGGAGAGTGCTGCCAAGGCAGGGGCTGATGTGGTGGTTGTTCTCGGGCTGGCCAGCGACTCTACCATAAGAGAATGTATTGAGGCAGGAAAACATTACGGAGCAAAGATAATGGTAGACCTGTTAGAAGTTGATGCGCTCTGGGAAAGAGCAAAAGAGGTTGAGAGAATGGGTGCTGATTATATAGGTGTTCATGCCTCAATAGATGAGCAGATGGAAGGAAAAGCATCTTTTCAAGGAGTGAGAGCAATTGCCGGCAAGATAGGAATTCCCATTGCTGTTGCTGGAGGAGTCAATTCCGAAAACGCCCATGAAGCAGTGGAGGCAGGGGCAAACATTATTATTGTGGGAGGAGCGATTACTAAAAACGTAGACGCCAAAAAGGCAACCGCAGAAATTAAAAAGGCAATAGAAAAAAAGATTAAAATCAAAAGCGAACTGTTTAAAAGGGTTTCTGAGGAGAATATCAGAGAGATGCTTTCCAAGGTCTCTTCAGCAAACATCTCTGATGCTATGCATCGTCAGGGGGAACTGAAAGGTATTCGTCCAGTATGTTCTGGCGTTAAGATGATCGGACCTGCATTCACAGTGAGGACCTATCCTGGAGACTGGGCGAAGACAGTGGAAGCAATCGATGAGGCACCTCAAGAGAGCGTCATTGTGATTGATGCCGGAGGGGTTGAACCGGCAGTATGGGGAGAGCTGGCTACAAACAGTTGCCTGGAAAATAATATAGAGGGAGTAGTAATTGATGGAGCGATTAGGGATGTGGTAGAAATCAGGAAGCTCAAATTCCCTGCTTTTGCTCGAATTATTACGCCCACAGCAGGCGAGCCTAAGGGATTTGGTGAAATGGGCGTGCCTGTAAAAGTTGGCGGGGTAAGGGTCTTTCCCGGGGATTGGGTCTTTGGAGACGATGACGGAGTGGTAGTCATCCCTCAAAAAAGAGTTGTAGAAATTACCAATCGGGCAATGGACGTATTAGAGAGGGAGAACAGGATACGAAAAGAGATTAAACAAGGCGGGACCCTGGGAAAAGTTACAGAACTTTTGAAATGGGAGAAAAAGTAA